The following coding sequences lie in one Pontibacter sp. G13 genomic window:
- a CDS encoding amidohydrolase family protein, translated as MRTSLLFTLLGLLYCGNLLAQSPDLIIRDIQMVDVETGNIQTRTVSILDGRILDISKKAAVPEGATVIDGEGKWLIPGLVDAHIHLFQSGGLYTRPDAIDLRSYRPYEEEIAWVRSQAGDFLKRYLRCGITTVMDVGGPMANYAIRSEYADSTEFPNLFVTGPLISPYQPPVFNLEDAPIHQIEDAEAARAEVRRQLPFKPDFIKIWYLDGVDFPATDYYEVVKAAIDESHAHNLKVAVHATQLKTAKLAVQAGADFLVHSVDNESVDEEFVQMLLAAEVSYVPTLIVSGNYGQTFMKAYDFSPEDFAIANPMTLGSLMDLKHLAHPRIVRLANNPSAVEFLQTQKLRADSIMAMNLKMLKEAGVRIVTGTDAGNIGTLHASSFYDEIDQMEADGLTSLEILQASTIHPAEMLGQEAEWGSIAEGKVADLVVLGANPLEDLEGWKQVEIVIKHGKVHPVEEIIEVSPEELVQQQLNAYNARDIEAFLEPYSDSLEIYSFPNQLQQKGKHLIRPGYEQMLQNIPDLHCELINRIVRGNLIIDQERVTGFANGGTLQAVAIYEIEDGKIIRVTFGGRSFDLPENTDSASGNE; from the coding sequence ATGCGAACATCTCTTTTATTCACATTGTTGGGCCTACTCTATTGCGGAAATCTATTGGCCCAGTCCCCAGACCTGATCATTCGAGACATCCAAATGGTGGATGTGGAAACCGGGAACATTCAAACTCGGACCGTTTCCATCCTCGATGGCCGAATTTTGGACATCTCCAAAAAGGCCGCTGTTCCCGAAGGCGCGACCGTGATTGATGGCGAAGGAAAATGGTTGATCCCCGGCTTGGTGGATGCACATATCCACTTGTTCCAATCCGGCGGACTTTACACCCGTCCAGATGCGATAGACCTTCGAAGCTATCGCCCCTATGAGGAAGAGATCGCATGGGTGAGAAGCCAAGCGGGCGATTTCCTGAAGCGCTATCTCCGATGCGGAATCACGACTGTGATGGATGTGGGCGGACCCATGGCCAATTATGCCATTCGCTCCGAATACGCCGATTCCACCGAATTCCCCAACCTGTTCGTCACAGGCCCGCTGATTTCTCCTTATCAGCCTCCCGTCTTCAACTTGGAAGATGCCCCAATTCATCAGATTGAGGATGCAGAAGCCGCTCGTGCAGAGGTGCGGCGGCAACTTCCTTTCAAGCCAGATTTTATCAAAATTTGGTATCTGGATGGGGTCGATTTCCCCGCGACAGATTATTACGAGGTCGTGAAGGCTGCCATCGATGAAAGCCATGCACACAACCTCAAAGTGGCCGTGCATGCCACCCAATTGAAAACTGCCAAACTCGCCGTACAGGCAGGAGCGGACTTTCTGGTTCACAGCGTCGACAATGAATCTGTAGATGAGGAGTTTGTGCAAATGTTGCTAGCGGCAGAGGTTTCCTATGTGCCGACCTTAATCGTTAGCGGAAATTATGGGCAGACCTTCATGAAGGCATATGATTTTTCCCCCGAAGATTTTGCCATCGCCAACCCTATGACCCTCGGTTCGCTGATGGATCTCAAGCATCTTGCCCACCCACGGATCGTGCGGTTGGCGAATAATCCCAGTGCGGTAGAATTTCTCCAGACCCAAAAATTGCGTGCGGACAGCATCATGGCCATGAACCTCAAAATGTTGAAGGAAGCCGGGGTCCGAATCGTGACGGGAACGGATGCAGGCAATATCGGGACCTTGCATGCGAGCTCCTTTTATGATGAAATCGACCAGATGGAAGCGGATGGATTGACGAGCCTGGAAATCCTTCAAGCGTCGACCATCCATCCTGCCGAAATGCTCGGGCAAGAAGCCGAATGGGGCTCTATTGCAGAAGGGAAAGTCGCAGATTTGGTCGTGTTAGGTGCCAATCCGCTGGAGGATCTGGAAGGCTGGAAGCAAGTGGAAATCGTCATCAAGCACGGAAAAGTGCATCCTGTCGAGGAAATCATCGAGGTCTCTCCTGAAGAACTCGTCCAGCAACAACTCAATGCCTACAATGCCCGAGATATCGAGGCATTTTTGGAACCTTACAGCGACAGTTTGGAGATCTACAGTTTTCCCAATCAGCTCCAGCAGAAAGGCAAGCATTTGATCAGACCGGGCTATGAGCAGATGCTCCAGAATATTCCCGATCTACACTGCGAATTGATCAACCGAATCGTACGCGGGAATCTGATTATCGACCAAGAACGAGTGACTGGATTTGCCAATGGAGGAACCCTTCAGGCAGTGGCTATCTATGAAATTGAGGATGGAAAGATCATTCGGGTGACCTTCGGAGGAAGAAGCTTTGACTTACCGGAAAATACCGATTCGGCCTCCGGAAATGAATAA
- a CDS encoding NADP-dependent oxidoreductase — protein sequence MNRTPIPPQMKALMLTGFGKKLHRNLSFQQLDTPTPEPNQILVEIHAASLNPIDYKIVEGLLRLVRSFDLPEQLGFDVAGIVIAKGTEVDQFEIGDEIYARVSGESRGTFAEYIAVDAELAAPMPLGLSFEEAASIPLVGLTTVQSFRWAGLKANDRVLIHAGSGGIGTFAIQYAKALGATVYTTTSTPNVGWVKALGADQVIDYKQEDYRTMLQDLDIVYDTLGSGYTKDAFSVIRSGGSVVTIVGDPDAEAVEEMGLNAVLKFALGLKRRPIDRAQRAKAALYRFIAMNPNAEDLMEITRWIEAGNIRPVIDRTFALDDAVEALTYLQTGRAKGKVVLKVR from the coding sequence ATGAACAGAACTCCCATTCCCCCACAGATGAAAGCCCTGATGCTGACAGGCTTTGGAAAGAAGCTTCACCGGAACTTGTCTTTTCAGCAATTGGATACCCCCACCCCCGAACCCAACCAAATCCTTGTGGAGATTCATGCCGCCAGCCTCAATCCCATTGACTATAAGATTGTGGAAGGATTGCTGCGACTGGTCCGCTCCTTTGATCTGCCTGAGCAACTGGGGTTCGATGTGGCTGGGATTGTGATCGCCAAAGGGACCGAGGTAGACCAATTCGAAATTGGAGATGAAATCTACGCCCGAGTGAGTGGAGAATCCCGAGGGACTTTTGCCGAGTATATTGCCGTAGATGCTGAACTGGCCGCTCCTATGCCCCTGGGCTTGAGTTTTGAGGAGGCGGCAAGTATCCCGCTAGTAGGGTTGACGACGGTACAGAGTTTCAGATGGGCAGGCCTCAAGGCAAATGATCGGGTGCTCATTCACGCTGGATCGGGAGGCATTGGGACTTTTGCTATCCAATACGCCAAAGCACTTGGCGCCACCGTCTACACCACGACCAGTACGCCCAATGTCGGATGGGTGAAGGCGCTCGGGGCAGATCAGGTGATCGACTACAAGCAGGAAGATTACCGGACGATGCTGCAAGATCTGGATATCGTCTACGATACGCTTGGTAGCGGCTATACCAAGGATGCATTTTCTGTGATACGATCTGGAGGTTCAGTCGTGACCATCGTGGGAGATCCAGATGCGGAAGCAGTGGAGGAAATGGGGCTGAATGCCGTCTTGAAATTTGCTCTGGGTCTCAAGCGAAGGCCTATCGACCGTGCCCAACGAGCCAAAGCTGCCCTTTACAGATTCATCGCCATGAACCCCAATGCCGAAGATCTGATGGAGATCACCCGATGGATCGAGGCAGGCAACATCCGACCTGTGATTGACCGGACATTTGCGCTGGATGACGCAGTGGAGGCACTGACCTACCTCCAAACGGGCCGAGCGAAAGGCAAAGTGGTGCTGAAGGTGCGTTAG
- a CDS encoding glycoside hydrolase family 88 protein: MRSNLFLATAILLLSISACSVPPSEGPKDPAALFAQELDEQSQRAISYLSQLPLDSTSIPRSGRKDGSLHGTGSRSWTSGFYPGVLWLLHEYSGDERLGEAATQWTSYVEKEKLDTHTHDLGFKVYCSFGQGYRLTQEEAYREIILKTSETLIQRFNPTVGCIRSWDFNQEIWQFPVIIDNMMNLEMLFAATRLSGDSTYYDIAYQHALTTLQNHMRPDHSSYHVIDYDTLTGEVRNRHTHQGHGHESAWARGQAWSLYGYAMAYRETGDQRFLDHAKAVADYMYEHPNMPAQGVPYWDFDAPNIPHEPLDASAAAVAASGLMILCEVDPASVALQLPRVDRTLEALSHPDFAARTVPFLLDHSVGSIPGDSEVDVPIIYADYYFVEALMRRVAMDESSNPDAVAVSSSK; the protein is encoded by the coding sequence ATGAGATCGAACCTATTCCTCGCGACTGCCATACTCCTGTTGTCGATTTCCGCCTGTTCCGTTCCCCCCTCGGAAGGGCCCAAGGACCCTGCTGCTTTATTTGCCCAAGAGCTGGATGAGCAATCCCAGCGGGCCATATCGTATTTGTCCCAGCTCCCTCTGGACTCTACCTCGATTCCTCGGTCCGGTCGGAAAGATGGAAGCTTGCACGGTACGGGTTCACGGTCTTGGACCAGCGGATTCTACCCCGGGGTATTGTGGTTGCTGCATGAGTATTCAGGAGACGAAAGGCTCGGGGAGGCAGCCACCCAGTGGACTTCCTATGTCGAAAAGGAGAAACTCGATACGCACACCCATGATCTTGGATTCAAAGTGTATTGCAGCTTTGGGCAGGGGTATCGCCTGACGCAAGAGGAGGCATACCGAGAGATTATCCTGAAAACTTCCGAGACGCTGATCCAGCGATTCAACCCCACGGTGGGATGTATCCGCTCTTGGGATTTCAATCAGGAGATCTGGCAGTTTCCCGTCATCATCGACAATATGATGAATCTGGAAATGCTCTTCGCAGCGACTCGACTGAGCGGGGATTCAACCTACTACGACATCGCTTACCAACATGCGCTTACGACGCTCCAAAATCACATGCGTCCAGATCATAGCTCCTATCACGTTATCGACTACGATACCCTCACAGGGGAGGTCCGCAACCGCCATACTCACCAAGGACATGGGCATGAGTCCGCATGGGCGCGTGGTCAGGCTTGGAGTCTGTATGGATATGCGATGGCTTATCGCGAGACAGGAGATCAACGCTTTCTGGATCATGCCAAGGCTGTGGCCGATTACATGTACGAGCACCCCAACATGCCAGCCCAAGGAGTCCCCTACTGGGATTTCGATGCGCCGAATATCCCACACGAGCCTTTGGATGCGTCTGCGGCAGCCGTAGCGGCGAGTGGATTGATGATCTTGTGTGAGGTGGACCCTGCAAGTGTGGCGCTCCAATTGCCGCGTGTCGATCGGACACTTGAGGCATTGAGTCATCCTGATTTTGCCGCGCGCACCGTTCCCTTCTTGCTGGATCATAGTGTAGGCAGCATCCCCGGAGATTCGGAGGTGGATGTGCCCATCATCTATGCTGACTACTATTTCGTGGAAGCACTCATGCGTAGAGTGGCGATGGATGAATCCTCCAATCCGGATGCTGTCGCGGTGAGTAGCTCGAAATAA
- a CDS encoding two-component regulator propeller domain-containing protein yields MIRLLRFLLFICLFSGSFAFQLLGQMPIEFRHIDSRQGLSQNSVSAIAQDQDGFMWFGTRAGLNRYDGYQFRTYEREPDSIGGLVHDDIRFLYVDPLTDQIWVGTMHDLSFYRPQTDDFETPPFLQSPKSNPLDVFVHDLLRDQQGNLWAGTSRGLFKFDEGSAGFMQVEAPVKAEIAKFDVRTLHEDPSGTIWVGSGQGLYAIKGDHPGSLDQVSLSDFPELRSLVNAPIQIIKQDHDGRFWIAVEELGLFRWMPGALPKHFSHDAANPNSLTDHDIRTMQVDPKGRLWVGTFSGLHIFDEAIQGFHRYGHELGNPRSLSNGSVRAIAFDSRGSAWVGTYYGGVSYFNPDAYRFSQHQPEVGPGQLSHAVVSSFWEDEQRNIWVGTEGGGLNYWNRSTHSYRHFKHIPGQSNSLSGNNVKTILGQGDSLWIGTFSEGLSLFLPKSNRWKHWRQQSGALSDDNVYDLLLEHGKLWIATYGGGLNVMELSTGKVKVYTPDYQNEGALSSDLARTLMKDQEGTIWIGTKNGLNRVVDQHADELTFDHFLDGRMVCSLFSGRDGSIWVGTYQSGLYRLFPNGEIRQQYDRDHGLPGKTIFAVQEDENGHIWISTERGLAKFHRADESITAYNYSDGLDNLEYNFNAQFRARSGEMFFGGTQGFTSFFPSTVRTNTFVPPVVFTEIRVSNQTVRPGDHTGLLSHSLNETESIELPYNDASITLRFSALDFLNPVNNHYSYWLEGLDQDWTSLRGKGEVSYTLQRSGTYVFHLKGGNSDGIWNQQERRLTITVLPPPWRTTEAYLLYAAVLLLLLVGGYRFIQMRHRLQLERVAISQQESLHQAKLRFYTNITHELRTPLTLILGPIEDLLKTGITTGGERKLQGIQQNAARLLRLVNQLLSFRSLQHDYDEMRVAPGNFVKFVQEVFLSFQEQARVQSIDYQFVHADSAVELWFDRDKMEKVLYNLLSNAFKYTPQHGSICIQLIEQDRNVTVEIQDSGPGVSPKLRPHIFERFVHDDADDEQIMAGTGIGLALAKQLVELHHGQIELVEGDHQGARFRMELPKGKDHFSEQELLPDFKSSENYAAYVEKAHGETEADTLSFASNDPEQPRQSLLIVEDNPQVRSYVQEIFAEHFDIRVAENGRMGLEMAKEHAPDLIISDIMMPVMDGITMCSQLKSKMETSHIPIILLTARTGQIFRVEGLETGADAYLTKPFSPYELKLTVHNLLKTRERIRDRFHTVVKLEPKEITVTSADEIFLTKAIQIVEQYIDDSTFTVEVFAHELAVSRPLLFTKIKAITSQTPKNFVKSLRLKRSAQLLVQTDLGIAEIAYRVGFRDARYYSKCFQKEFEMTPSQYRTQEQSAVAV; encoded by the coding sequence ATGATACGGCTACTACGCTTCCTACTATTTATCTGCCTATTCAGTGGTTCATTCGCTTTCCAGTTGTTGGGACAAATGCCCATTGAATTCCGGCACATCGACAGCCGCCAAGGGCTCTCCCAAAATTCTGTCAGCGCCATCGCTCAGGATCAAGATGGCTTCATGTGGTTTGGCACCCGAGCGGGGCTGAATCGATATGATGGATACCAATTCCGGACCTATGAGCGAGAGCCTGATTCCATAGGCGGATTAGTTCATGATGACATTCGATTCTTGTATGTAGATCCACTGACAGATCAGATCTGGGTGGGAACTATGCACGACTTGAGTTTCTATCGGCCCCAAACCGATGACTTCGAGACTCCACCCTTCCTTCAATCCCCAAAATCGAATCCACTAGATGTCTTTGTCCATGATCTCCTTCGCGATCAACAAGGCAATCTTTGGGCGGGCACTTCTAGGGGGTTGTTCAAATTTGATGAAGGCTCTGCTGGTTTTATGCAGGTTGAAGCTCCTGTAAAGGCTGAAATCGCCAAGTTTGATGTCCGCACTTTGCATGAAGATCCGTCAGGTACGATCTGGGTGGGGAGTGGACAAGGCCTTTATGCCATAAAAGGGGATCATCCGGGATCACTCGATCAGGTTTCGTTGTCCGACTTTCCCGAGCTCCGATCTTTGGTTAATGCCCCAATTCAGATCATCAAACAGGATCACGATGGCCGTTTTTGGATAGCTGTCGAAGAATTGGGCCTCTTTCGTTGGATGCCGGGAGCATTGCCCAAACATTTTTCCCATGATGCGGCCAATCCAAACAGTCTGACAGACCATGATATTCGCACGATGCAGGTGGATCCGAAAGGCAGACTGTGGGTGGGTACCTTTTCTGGATTGCACATATTTGATGAAGCAATTCAGGGTTTCCATCGATATGGACACGAATTGGGCAACCCGAGAAGCCTCAGCAATGGCTCTGTGCGGGCAATCGCCTTTGATTCTCGCGGAAGTGCTTGGGTAGGGACCTACTATGGAGGCGTCAGTTATTTTAATCCGGATGCCTACCGATTTTCCCAGCACCAGCCAGAAGTAGGACCCGGCCAATTGAGCCACGCGGTCGTCAGTTCCTTTTGGGAAGATGAGCAACGGAATATCTGGGTGGGAACAGAGGGCGGGGGCCTGAATTATTGGAACCGATCTACCCATTCATACCGACATTTCAAGCATATCCCCGGCCAATCCAATAGCCTGAGCGGAAACAATGTCAAAACGATCTTGGGACAAGGGGACTCTCTGTGGATTGGAACTTTTTCTGAGGGACTTTCGCTCTTTCTGCCCAAATCAAATCGCTGGAAACATTGGCGCCAACAATCAGGAGCGCTCTCCGACGACAACGTATATGACCTGCTGCTGGAACATGGAAAGCTTTGGATTGCCACTTACGGAGGCGGCCTGAATGTCATGGAGCTTTCCACAGGCAAAGTCAAGGTTTATACGCCTGACTATCAGAATGAAGGAGCTCTATCCTCTGATCTAGCCAGAACTTTGATGAAGGATCAAGAAGGAACCATCTGGATCGGCACGAAAAATGGCCTGAACCGCGTGGTGGATCAGCACGCCGATGAATTGACCTTTGACCACTTTCTGGATGGACGAATGGTTTGTTCGCTATTCTCCGGCAGAGACGGGTCCATTTGGGTGGGAACCTACCAATCCGGCCTCTATCGACTATTTCCCAATGGAGAAATCCGCCAGCAATACGACCGAGATCATGGACTTCCCGGTAAAACCATATTTGCCGTGCAGGAGGATGAAAACGGCCATATCTGGATCAGTACGGAACGTGGACTCGCCAAATTCCATCGCGCTGATGAGAGCATTACTGCCTACAACTATTCGGATGGATTGGACAATTTGGAATATAACTTCAATGCACAATTCAGAGCCCGATCCGGGGAAATGTTCTTTGGAGGTACGCAGGGATTCACTTCCTTTTTCCCATCGACCGTCCGCACCAATACCTTTGTTCCGCCTGTCGTATTCACGGAAATTCGGGTATCCAACCAGACCGTCCGACCCGGTGATCATACAGGATTGCTCTCCCATTCACTCAATGAGACCGAGTCCATCGAACTTCCCTACAATGATGCCTCGATTACGTTGCGGTTTTCCGCCCTTGATTTCCTCAATCCTGTCAACAACCACTACTCCTACTGGCTGGAAGGCTTGGATCAGGATTGGACCAGTCTGAGAGGCAAAGGCGAGGTGAGCTATACCCTACAGCGTTCGGGCACGTATGTGTTTCATCTAAAAGGTGGGAATAGTGACGGTATCTGGAATCAGCAGGAACGACGCCTTACCATCACGGTTTTGCCTCCGCCTTGGCGTACTACCGAGGCCTATTTGCTCTATGCTGCGGTCTTACTGTTGCTGTTGGTGGGAGGGTACCGCTTCATCCAAATGAGACATCGCCTCCAATTGGAACGAGTGGCCATTTCTCAACAGGAATCACTTCATCAGGCCAAACTGAGATTCTATACCAATATCACCCATGAACTCCGGACTCCGCTCACCTTGATTTTGGGGCCGATTGAAGATTTGCTCAAAACGGGAATCACCACGGGCGGGGAACGGAAACTTCAAGGAATTCAGCAAAATGCCGCCCGTCTGTTGCGACTGGTCAATCAGCTGCTGAGCTTCCGGAGTTTGCAGCATGACTACGATGAAATGCGGGTGGCTCCCGGAAATTTCGTCAAGTTCGTGCAGGAAGTCTTCCTGTCATTTCAGGAACAGGCAAGAGTTCAGTCCATTGATTATCAGTTTGTACATGCCGACTCCGCTGTAGAGTTGTGGTTTGATCGGGACAAAATGGAAAAGGTACTCTACAATCTCTTGTCAAACGCCTTCAAATACACCCCGCAGCATGGATCAATCTGCATCCAATTGATTGAGCAGGACCGAAATGTCACGGTCGAGATTCAAGATTCTGGACCGGGAGTATCTCCCAAGCTTAGACCGCATATTTTCGAGCGCTTTGTCCATGATGATGCAGACGACGAGCAGATCATGGCCGGAACAGGAATTGGTTTGGCACTGGCCAAGCAGTTGGTAGAGCTTCATCACGGACAGATTGAACTAGTAGAAGGCGATCATCAAGGCGCTCGTTTCAGGATGGAATTGCCCAAAGGAAAGGACCATTTTTCAGAGCAGGAGCTATTGCCGGATTTCAAGAGCAGTGAGAATTACGCTGCCTATGTTGAGAAGGCGCATGGGGAAACGGAAGCCGACACGCTCTCATTTGCCAGTAACGATCCCGAACAACCACGGCAATCCTTGCTGATCGTGGAGGACAATCCCCAAGTGAGGAGTTATGTGCAGGAGATCTTTGCCGAGCATTTTGATATTCGGGTGGCAGAAAATGGCCGGATGGGGCTTGAAATGGCCAAAGAACACGCGCCAGATCTCATCATCAGCGATATCATGATGCCGGTGATGGACGGGATCACGATGTGTAGCCAACTCAAAAGCAAGATGGAAACCAGCCATATTCCCATCATCCTGCTTACCGCAAGAACTGGCCAGATCTTCCGGGTGGAAGGTCTTGAAACAGGCGCGGATGCCTACTTGACCAAGCCTTTCAGCCCCTACGAATTGAAGCTCACCGTTCATAATCTCCTCAAAACGAGAGAGCGGATTCGGGACAGATTCCATACCGTCGTCAAGCTGGAGCCTAAGGAAATTACCGTGACCTCGGCGGATGAGATATTCCTCACCAAGGCCATCCAAATTGTGGAACAATACATCGATGATTCCACCTTTACTGTTGAGGTGTTTGCCCACGAGTTGGCAGTCAGCCGTCCCTTGCTCTTCACCAAAATCAAAGCCATCACGAGCCAGACGCCCAAGAATTTCGTGAAGTCTCTCCGACTCAAGCGAAGTGCCCAATTGCTGGTTCAGACGGATTTGGGAATTGCCGAAATCGCCTATCGCGTGGGATTTAGGGATGCACGCTACTACAGCAAATGTTTCCAGAAAGAATTTGAAATGACGCCCAGCCAATACCGTACGCAGGAGCAAAGTGCGGTGGCCGTTTAG
- a CDS encoding T9SS type A sorting domain-containing protein translates to MKKLIGAIGLGLMGFGLLIPHQIRAQYQPQAAFVDQDGRMNYHRDPEGNRIPDFSYAGYRGGGEPIPEVVTQLTIGPIAGDNTAHIQAAIDSVSGLQPDSSGFRGAVELAAGEYDIHGVLYLHTSGVVLRGVGADADTSANTVLRGIGNTPHQRDLIVVGGGSATNWAGKVSNTATFLLSDTVLVGESQFKIEKPENFQVGDQIVINHPCTAEWLDAVNGGGGVDEGPWTVGSQPLIFNRQIVSIEDSVITVDVPFYNTLLRDLSPSFAYVYDQAGIVSHVGVEDLRVDIETAGGVDEDHAWNALGLVQVEDAWVTGCTFLHFGLAGVFTATAKRVTIEDCQALDPVAVVTGARMYNFNLTSASSQILFNQCYASNGRHHFVSNGTSSVSGCVFLDCTSDAAYNASEGHRRWSMGLLYDQVNEINVRDTDKVLLGLYNRGDYGTAHGWSAAHSVAWNCDMGGAKLVVQKPPTAQNYAIGCQGQITGFGPWPGATGHIEGTDQVDMQPQSLYQAQLAARLLGLESIVTGELGTSIQPQAASIRWRMYPNPSDRWLRISVEGGLPFEGTVLDVNGSAQTRFQGQNQLALDLETLAPGMYVIEVHAGNSIQYQAWIKR, encoded by the coding sequence ATGAAAAAACTTATTGGGGCAATAGGCCTTGGGTTGATGGGATTTGGCTTGCTGATTCCCCATCAAATCAGGGCTCAATATCAACCTCAGGCGGCATTCGTCGATCAAGACGGACGGATGAATTATCATCGCGATCCGGAGGGAAACCGCATTCCCGACTTTAGCTATGCGGGATATCGGGGTGGGGGAGAGCCCATTCCTGAGGTGGTCACGCAGTTGACGATTGGCCCCATTGCGGGAGATAATACTGCCCACATTCAGGCAGCTATCGATTCGGTCAGCGGATTGCAGCCGGATAGCAGCGGATTTCGTGGTGCGGTGGAATTGGCTGCGGGTGAATACGATATTCATGGAGTCCTCTACCTGCATACCAGCGGAGTCGTGCTGCGCGGAGTGGGAGCGGATGCCGATACCAGCGCCAATACCGTTTTGAGGGGAATCGGAAATACCCCTCATCAACGAGACTTGATCGTGGTTGGGGGAGGAAGTGCCACCAACTGGGCTGGCAAAGTGTCGAACACAGCAACTTTCCTCCTGTCCGATACCGTGCTGGTGGGTGAATCCCAATTCAAAATCGAGAAGCCTGAGAATTTTCAGGTTGGGGATCAAATTGTCATCAACCACCCCTGTACTGCAGAATGGCTGGATGCCGTGAATGGTGGCGGGGGGGTAGACGAAGGGCCCTGGACTGTTGGAAGTCAACCGCTGATCTTCAATCGCCAAATCGTATCCATTGAGGATAGTGTCATCACGGTGGATGTGCCCTTTTACAATACCCTGCTGCGCGATTTGTCGCCATCATTTGCCTATGTCTATGATCAGGCGGGAATCGTGAGCCATGTGGGCGTAGAAGATCTCCGTGTCGACATCGAGACAGCTGGAGGCGTAGACGAAGATCATGCCTGGAATGCCTTGGGATTGGTCCAAGTGGAGGATGCATGGGTGACAGGGTGTACCTTCTTGCATTTTGGATTGGCAGGGGTGTTTACTGCAACGGCCAAACGAGTGACCATCGAAGACTGTCAGGCGCTCGATCCCGTCGCGGTAGTCACAGGAGCAAGGATGTACAATTTTAATTTGACCTCTGCTTCTTCCCAAATCCTATTCAACCAATGCTACGCAAGCAATGGACGCCACCACTTTGTGTCCAACGGCACATCCTCGGTATCTGGCTGCGTCTTTTTGGATTGTACTTCGGATGCTGCATACAATGCCAGCGAAGGCCATCGACGCTGGAGCATGGGATTGTTGTATGATCAGGTGAATGAGATCAACGTCCGGGATACCGACAAGGTATTGCTAGGCTTGTACAATCGAGGTGACTACGGTACAGCCCACGGGTGGTCAGCAGCTCATTCGGTCGCCTGGAATTGCGATATGGGGGGAGCCAAGTTGGTGGTACAAAAGCCGCCGACTGCCCAAAACTATGCGATTGGATGCCAAGGGCAGATTACGGGGTTTGGACCCTGGCCTGGAGCTACGGGGCATATTGAGGGGACGGATCAAGTGGATATGCAACCTCAATCGCTCTATCAGGCGCAATTGGCTGCTAGACTCCTTGGATTAGAATCTATCGTCACAGGCGAACTGGGGACTTCCATTCAGCCACAGGCAGCTTCCATCCGTTGGCGCATGTATCCCAATCCTTCTGATCGATGGCTGCGAATTTCGGTCGAGGGCGGTCTCCCGTTTGAGGGAACAGTCCTGGATGTAAATGGAAGCGCACAGACGCGTTTTCAGGGGCAAAACCAACTGGCCCTAGACTTGGAAACATTGGCACCTGGAATGTATGTGATCGAAGTCCATGCGGGGAACAGCATCCAATATCAGGCTTGGATCAAGCGCTAG